In Desulfopila inferna, a single genomic region encodes these proteins:
- a CDS encoding PEP/pyruvate-binding domain-containing protein — protein MLLNTLFKHWSYRIFAPGTLLREKYEALKRLLRYDIDCHEQMADFQELLHGEQYLDLAGIRLRFTRFSAEVAGMIDALDTMAPGRFPSLKDYHRKFDFYTRFLLAPPKIDAGPPFVLSLQEVNTNSKNIGNKARHLGIVQHNLDCPVPPGFAITTNGYHYFIENNDLRPQIDTLLAQVDIESHHSLQHVSKSLMELIRKAEVPRDLESEIHNAVDAWQQNNRRIEVAVRSSAVNEDAEFSFAGQYDTLLHITRDNITSAYKEVLASKYSPESISYRIRRGLGDEETAMSVLVQEMVNAEYSGVLYTSGIIHDADQDHLHLHVTKGLGEQLVGGAVIPEHYVISRHTPPVIRCPETESPSLTDDQVCEITRWGLAIEKLFGHLQDIEWALDGSGQLYILQARQLHNATPNEGTAADIIEHGHHEIILEGCERGSSGVGSGRIYLLSNGRRLEDMPMGAVLVTDNTPADLAGILHRVAAVLSQKGSRASHFATVARESRIPFLTGITDANSRFEHDSTVTVDGSRGVVYHGKVDSLLRQDSSSSSKNTYNKTLKDVLKFITPLELIDPQDENFSPEGCRSMHDIIRFCHEKALLSMFSAGRPVTGRGALRLIADISLDVFLFDVDGGLDLEKLTKQGAPLAAVTCLPFQALWQGLSHPDVHWKQKPFDWEAYDKIELAGGVPPRKDSFAFASYAVIGSDYLHFNIRFGYHFTIVDVLCGEDSDKNHCMLRFAGGGGDYHQRSLRINFLTQILEQLDFLVEKKGDLLEARILKIENVLLRRKLDMLGRLLGATKLMDMVLRDEEMVSQCVDEFFKGNYSFSQEG, from the coding sequence ATGCTGCTCAACACTCTTTTCAAGCACTGGAGTTATCGGATCTTTGCGCCCGGGACACTTCTACGTGAAAAATATGAGGCCCTGAAAAGACTGCTGCGCTATGACATCGACTGTCATGAACAAATGGCTGATTTCCAGGAACTTCTTCATGGCGAGCAATACCTGGATTTAGCCGGTATCCGGCTGCGATTCACCCGTTTTTCCGCAGAGGTCGCCGGTATGATCGATGCCCTCGACACCATGGCTCCCGGACGCTTTCCATCACTCAAGGACTACCATCGAAAGTTTGATTTTTATACTCGCTTTTTACTCGCTCCCCCGAAAATTGATGCCGGCCCACCTTTTGTCCTCTCCCTGCAGGAAGTAAATACCAACAGCAAAAACATTGGCAACAAAGCCAGACATCTCGGCATAGTGCAGCACAATCTCGACTGCCCCGTCCCACCGGGATTTGCCATTACCACCAATGGTTATCACTACTTTATCGAGAATAATGACCTGCGTCCTCAAATTGACACTCTGTTGGCCCAAGTTGATATAGAATCACACCACTCGCTGCAGCACGTTTCGAAAAGCCTTATGGAATTGATTCGCAAGGCCGAAGTGCCGCGCGATCTGGAAAGCGAGATCCACAATGCTGTTGATGCCTGGCAGCAAAACAACCGCCGGATCGAAGTTGCTGTGCGCAGCAGCGCCGTCAATGAGGATGCTGAATTCTCTTTTGCAGGGCAATATGACACGCTGCTTCACATCACCCGTGACAATATCACCTCAGCCTATAAAGAGGTTCTCGCCTCGAAATATTCACCGGAATCTATTTCATACCGCATCCGCAGGGGACTCGGCGATGAAGAGACAGCCATGTCTGTTCTGGTACAGGAGATGGTCAACGCCGAATACAGCGGTGTCCTATACACCAGCGGCATAATTCATGATGCGGACCAGGATCATCTCCATCTTCACGTCACCAAAGGGCTTGGTGAGCAGCTGGTTGGCGGCGCTGTGATCCCGGAGCACTATGTGATAAGCAGACACACTCCCCCGGTAATTCGCTGCCCGGAAACAGAGTCTCCATCTCTTACCGATGATCAGGTCTGCGAAATTACCCGCTGGGGCTTGGCTATCGAGAAATTGTTTGGTCACCTACAGGACATAGAATGGGCTTTGGATGGTAGCGGACAGCTCTATATCCTTCAAGCCCGACAACTGCATAATGCCACCCCCAATGAGGGTACCGCCGCCGATATCATAGAGCACGGGCATCATGAAATTATACTTGAAGGCTGTGAGCGAGGTTCATCCGGAGTAGGAAGCGGCAGGATATATCTTTTGAGCAACGGACGTCGCCTTGAGGATATGCCGATGGGTGCTGTGCTGGTTACGGATAATACTCCCGCCGATCTCGCCGGAATACTTCATCGGGTTGCTGCCGTGCTTTCCCAAAAAGGCAGCAGGGCCAGCCACTTCGCCACGGTTGCCCGTGAGTCACGCATTCCTTTTCTTACCGGTATCACCGATGCAAATAGCCGCTTTGAACATGACAGCACTGTTACCGTGGACGGCAGCCGAGGGGTAGTATACCATGGAAAGGTTGACTCACTGCTGCGGCAGGATTCAAGTTCATCATCAAAAAACACATATAACAAAACCCTTAAGGACGTATTGAAGTTTATAACTCCCCTTGAACTCATAGATCCGCAAGATGAAAACTTCTCGCCGGAAGGCTGCCGCTCAATGCACGACATTATTAGATTCTGTCATGAAAAGGCACTGCTTTCCATGTTTTCTGCTGGTCGGCCGGTCACCGGGCGCGGCGCTTTAAGACTTATAGCAGACATATCGCTCGATGTATTTCTATTTGATGTGGATGGTGGTCTTGACTTGGAAAAATTAACGAAACAGGGAGCACCGTTGGCGGCGGTAACCTGCCTGCCGTTTCAAGCACTTTGGCAGGGCTTGAGCCATCCGGACGTGCATTGGAAGCAAAAGCCTTTTGACTGGGAAGCCTATGATAAAATCGAACTTGCCGGTGGTGTGCCACCACGCAAAGACAGTTTTGCTTTTGCCAGTTATGCGGTGATAGGCTCCGACTACCTGCATTTCAATATCCGTTTCGGCTATCACTTCACTATAGTTGACGTATTGTGCGGTGAAGATAGCGATAAAAATCACTGTATGTTGCGTTTTGCCGGCGGCGGTGGTGATTATCACCAGCGATCTTTGCGCATAAATTTCCTCACCCAAATTCTTGAACAGCTTGATTTTCTGGTTGAAAAAAAAGGCGATCTGCTTGAGGCGAGGATCCTGAAAATCGAAAATGTTCTTCTCAGACGGAAGCTCGACATGCTCGGCCGTCTTCTTGGAGCTACAAAGCTTATGGACATGGTGCTCAGGGACGAAGAGATGGTTTCACAATGCGTCGATGAATTTTTTAAAGGAAACTACTCATTTTCCCAGGAAGGTTGA